Part of the Triticum aestivum cultivar Chinese Spring chromosome 4D, IWGSC CS RefSeq v2.1, whole genome shotgun sequence genome is shown below.
GTCGCGCGACTGCCATCTCATCGCCTCCTACCACAGGGGCCATTTCAAGCAGGTatgctctgcttcttcttcttcttgcttggtCCAAGATCCCCTTACAACTCTGGACTGATGCGGCGGCGTTCTGCAGACTGGGGGTGGCCATTTCTCGCCGATCGGCGGCTACCATGCCGGGACAGACATGGCGCTCATCTTGGATGTGGCGCGCTTCAAATACCCTCCTCATTGGGTTCCATTGACACTTCTCTGGGAAGCCATGAATACGACTGACAAAACAACTGGATTTCCCAGGGGGTATCTATCTTAATTTTTGTATCTTCTTTTAGCCGGCGCTGTATGCCGTATAAGATGCTGTTGTGCTCAATATAGTTTAATTTGCTGTCTTGTTACCTTGTGGTAGCCAAAGCCAAACAGGAGATTTGGGATTAGCTTAATCAGAACGAAATTTCCGATATTATGGAGGGGGCCGAATACTTATAGCCTGAAATTTCAAGCCAGATTCAATCTAAaatttaaattaggttaaaatTACTTAAAATTTATTGAATCTTGAAAACTCAAAATTCAAAAGAATATGTGAAATTTCCTATGTTTTGTATATTTCAGTGACGTCCGAAAGTTTTTCGTTTCCGAAATTAAAAAACCTTGGATTAAGCAACTGCATTTGGACCGTTTTACTTCTGGAATTCTTACAGCTAGCTGTATTCCAGATCATGACATCACATTACACATGTTTTCATCTCCTGTACATTCAGATTTTTCAGGAAAGCAACTGTTATCCTGCCTGTTCTTTTGGAGCACTCTTGTTCCAGTTTTCCCATATGCATAAAACAGAGTACATTGTTGCAGTGTTGCATGACAGCTTCTTGAAATGATGGTGTCTTTGTATTTCATAGGTTCATGCTTGTCTCAAGGCAAACTTCAGCTCCTTCATTGCTCTACACAGTGGTAAGCATGCCAATGCTATATGCTGCATAAAATGCAAATGTACGGACCTTCACTGCTTTTCATCTTCCCATTGTTGCTTCCAATTTTTTGCAGAGTTGCGGGGATGAAAGTTGGAAAAGCATGGCCAAGTATTGTGTGGAAGACGCCCCCAATCTTCTGAAGGATGAGAGCCCAGACAATGTCGCAACACTTTTGTCCCGCCTAGTGGGATCTCTCCCGGCCAATGCCGGAGATCTCATCAAATGTGTCGTTGAAGTCAGGAGAAAGGACGATGGTGGATCATGCTTGAGCAAAGAGGAGAAAGAGAGGCTTCTTCTGAAGGTCAGTTTCCTTTTCCTTTTGCTGATGCTGATGTACTGTTGTGCTGTTGCCCCCTTCCGTAACACACCATATACTCTCTTAATTTATTTTCAGGAAACAGTAGTACAGCAAGTCCGTGATACCAAGCTTTTCAGAATAGTCCAGGAACTGCAATACCCCAAGCGGCTTCGTCAGGCACACACAAAGAATGTTATCTCAGGCACCGTGGTATCCGAAGGGAATAGACAAGCAAATGGTGTTGATTTGCTTTTACCAGCAACCCCATCGGAGAAAACCTTATGCAGTCCAAACTCGACGAACGAGGCTGTCAAATATCCATCAAGCACAGATGTCCTAACTGTCCTACTGCTGGTTTTGCATCCCGGCACATGGTTTGGCATAAGAGATGAGAGAGTGAAAGCGGAATTTCAGAGTCTTGTTTCAACAGAGAGCCTTCCTGACCTTCTTAAACGGGAGGTGCGGTGATTCTGCCCAAGTACAGTATCTATTTTGCCTTTTTTTTCTCCTTAGCAATATAttttaagtttattatttttcatgtgGTAATCATATCAAGCTTTGTGCTACTGCTAAATGGATAAGTAATTCAGTATCCTATAAATACCTAGTAGGAAACCTGACATGGGTATCCGGAACCAGCACCACCAATAAAAAACAAGTAGAAATCACAAAGGGGATCATCAATGAAATGGAAAGAAACTGCACATTCATGAAGTTACTAAAATTATGTAACTCCTTGTATATAGGCACATACATGATGAGCTGTGTATCAAACTGTTATCGGCACATACACGAATTGTACCTTTGGCTAAGGATATAAAAAACAGATACATTACCGCAGCAAGTTTAGTAGTGGGTAGGTActtgaaataggctttcgccccgttTTATAGAAAGCAAACCACCACGTCCATACATAATCAAGTCCCGAGTGAACGAAAGAAAACAATGCTGGTAGGTACTCAGGTGGCTGTCAGCCGGTTACTGTCTTGTTGTTCTTTTATGTATATTTTCCTCCTCAAAGTGTGTTATTCTTTGGTGATTCTGAGCGTTGACATCAGGTTTTCATTTGGATAAGTGTTGAAACACCTCTTTCATGAATTCCAGAAACAGGCTATTTTGTATGCATAATATGAACTCTCTTTCTTGTTGACAGATACTGCATCTAAGGCGGCAGCTCCATTATTTAACTGGTTGTGAAGGAGAGGAGGCATGTCAAGAGCCTATGCCACTATCCCCTTAGGGATGATGTTGTCACTTGACTAGGAGGGGAAGCCCTTGGAGATTACGCGAGCATAACATAATAAATATGGCTATGCGCATCGCTTGATGCAAAGTccggggttatcctccttttctaaaaagtaTCAGACTAAAATATAGTATGATTCAATAAACAAATTTAATTCCTGAGGCAGTAGGGCATACTACGAAGGATCGAATAACAGCATTTTGAGGGACTACTGAAGGCCAAGACCAACACTAGCTACTAATTTATGTCTGTTAGCTACATATGTGTAATTATCCATGTCGAATGTATTCACACCAAGATTTTATGCAACTAGCAAAATACCCGTGAGCCGAG
Proteins encoded:
- the LOC123099057 gene encoding glutathione gamma-glutamylcysteinyltransferase 1-like; translation: MEVASLYRRVLPTPPAVEFASPEGRRLFAEALEGGTMEGFFSLVSHFQTQSEPAFCGLASIAVVLNALAIDPGRRWKGPWRWFDESMLDCCEPLHVVRSQGITFGKVVCLARCAGASVRCFRADHATVHDLRAHLARCASSRDCHLIASYHRGHFKQTGGGHFSPIGGYHAGTDMALILDVARFKYPPHWVPLTLLWEAMNTTDKTTGFPRGFMLVSRQTSAPSLLYTVSCGDESWKSMAKYCVEDAPNLLKDESPDNVATLLSRLVGSLPANAGDLIKCVVEVRRKDDGGSCLSKEEKERLLLKETVVQQVRDTKLFRIVQELQYPKRLRQAHTKNVISGTVVSEGNRQANGVDLLLPATPSEKTLCSPNSTNEAVKYPSSTDVLTVLLLVLHPGTWFGIRDERVKAEFQSLVSTESLPDLLKREILHLRRQLHYLTGCEGEEACQEPMPLSP